One Gemmatimonadaceae bacterium genomic window, GCTGCGGCACCGTTCGAGGCTGTCGAAACTCCGTAGCCCGCTTTCGCGAGATGATATGCAACCAGCGCGACGATGTCGGCTTCGTCGTCCACCACCAGCACGCGCTGCTCGGGACTTCCGTTCCCCGTCATGGACTGAAACCTCGTCGCCAGGCCACCGGAGCGTCAACGGAAGAACTGTCACAGTATCGTGACGAAACCGATTCACGCCCTCCAGCGCGTTTCGGGCAGTTCAACCGAGCCCACAGAGGCCTTGACAGACGCTAAGCCGGAAGCTTCACGATCTTCCCCATGAACATGATCGTGCCGGAAAAGCGCTCCCTGATGACAAACAGAAACGGACGGTCCACACGGATCGCCGAAGGTGCCGAGGTGAGGCCGACTCCTACGCTCGTTGCTGCTGCTGCCTCCGTGCCTTCCTCATTGACGTCGACAAAAGTCTTCTGAATGACTTTCGTGATGACGAGCTCCCGCCCGCGAGGCGACATCGGTGTGAAGTCCGCGTTATCGAAGGCGATCCCCATCCCCAGCGCGCGCAGATCAGAATTCAGGACACGTTTCCACTCGAGCTTGAACCGCGGAAAATAGAACTCCGACTGGTGCTCGCTGAACGATTCCTCGAGCGATTTCCAGGTCTCCCCCGTCAGCGACTCGGCCAGCGTGTTGACGCTCACGTCCTGATTGGGCAGCACGACCGTCATGGCGTAAGCCGAATTGCCGTAAAGCAGGTCGACCGCGGTGTAGGTCGAAGTGCGAGCGACTCTGAGCGGCACCGACTGGTGCATCAGCGGCACATTGGCCGTGCTTCCATCGAGCGCAAAGAAAGGAGCCTGAGCAGTCTTCGATTTGTCGAACTGCTTCTGCCACGATCCCTTGAAGTAGATGGCGTTGATCAGAAACATCACCTCGGCGTCATCGATGTCGTCGAGGATCTCCGGAATCTTGTTGTTCGTGCTCGCGTTGACCCACGAGTTGATCGTGGTGAGCGCCGACGGGCTGGTGAAGTCGAGACCCTTCACTTCGGCGTCGAAGAACGACTTGCTCTCGGCGAGAAACGGCTCGTTGAACGGGAACGTCTGCTCGTACCAAATGGAGTTGGCGATTCGGAAATCGGTGGACTTGTCGAGCCCGCGGAGCAGAGCGATCAGGGATTTGTACCCTTCGTTGATTTCCTGCCGGCTTGCGTCTCCCAGGCGGAGAGTGCTGCGCATTGCATCGTAAGTCGAACCTGCCGCGCCGTTGGCTGTCATTCCGAGCGCCATCGAGGCGCTCAACGGCGATATGAAGACGTTGCTCCCACGTTGAGCCGTGTTGACCTGGCGGAGCAGGTCGAACGCAAAGGCATTGCTGCCGCCGATCAGCTTCTGCTCGGCTACGGTGAGAGGCCGGGGAAGTGACGTTATCGTTTCGCCAGGACCACTCGGGTCGGAGCAGGCGAGAGCCGTGAGTGCCACCGGAACCATTAGCCTGCACACACGAGTCAGGGTCATGTTTGCACACCTCCGTTAAGGGATTCTCACTCCTCTCCAAAATACCCCGTTGCGCGTTTGCCGTTACCCGTACCCGTACCCGTACCCGTTTACCGGTTACCCGCACCCGCACCCGCACCCGCACCCGTTACCCGCCGCCCGCGCTGACCCGTTGTTCGCCGCCTGGAACGGTTCGCTCGCCTTTCACCGGTGGTCTTGAGGGTCGCCCTCGCTCTACTGTTCGCCGCACTGGCCCTTAGGCGGGCACCACAAAGCAGGAGACAACAATACGTGTCAGGGGCGAAACTTCGATGCGGAATAACACGGTGAGCTGGCAATTCCGCTCGCGAAAGACCGCAACCCTGACGGCGTTCGCGACTGTTGCCTTGGCCAGTATCCCTCTGGCGAGCTGCTTTTCCGAGAAGACGGCTACCGGCCCGCTGCCGCTAACCGGCGAATGCACCATTCCGACCTCCGCAGCAGGCACGGTGATCATCCTGATCAGGAACTTCACCTTCATTCCCGACCAGGTAACCGTCAAGCGTGGGACCAAAGTGAGCTGGGTCAATTGCGAAACTGCCGGCTCCGACTCGCACACGTCAACGTCCGACACGGGAATCTGGGATTCACCGTCGATTCAGGTGGGAGCCGCCTGGACTCGCACGTTCGATGACGCGCCCGGAACCGACTTCAACTATCACTGCGTTCCACACGCATTCATGAAAGGGACCGTCAATGTCGAGTAGACCGAGGTCCCTTCGGTTTCTTAACCGCTCCAGAGGAGGATCGATGATACACTCGAAATTGTTTGCCATGTCAGTCATGGCGTTTGCGTTTGTCGCCGCGTGCGACACGGACGATGACAACGGGACGGGTCCGACAGCCCAAACGTTCACCGCGTCACTCACCGGCGCGAAAGAACGGCCGACTCCACGGACGACTCCTGCCAACGGTAGTGCGACGTTTACCCTTTCGGCGGACGGGAACACGCTGACCTGGAACGTCACGATGACTGGCGCGAACAACGTTTTCGCCTCCCACATCCACGTTGGCGGGCTCGAGTGCGATTGTCCGGTTGCCTTCGGCATCTTCTCCGGTACTGCCGTCAGCAACCCGGCGATAAGCGGTTCTGTGACGCGGGCAACATACTCCTCGCCCCTCGGCATATCGTTCGATGCGCTGATCTCGCTGATGCGGAGTGGTGACACCTACGTCAACGTACACACCAATGACGGTGTCGCTCCGACCAATACGGGGCCTGGCGACTTCCCGGGTGGCGAGCTTCGCGGGCAGATTTCACTAGTACCGTAGTCAGGCCAGACACCGCGCGGCGGAGGAACGCCGTGCAGTGCCGTCACCGCGCGACTTGCTCTGACCTGGGCTCGGTGGGAAGGCCAACATCGAGCCATGCGCGCCAGCCGCCGACGAGCGCGCGTGCTTTCGTCCAACCTGCCTTTCGAAGCTGGAGCGCCGCACGGGCGCTCGTGGCTTCGTCGTGTCACGCACAATAGATCACCAGCGTAGCATGCTTTGAGAGGCGCTGCTCCGTCGCGTCGCGCACCGGATCGTCCGGTCGCAACCGAACCGCGCCGCGCGCAATGAGAGGATCACCATCGTAGTTGCGGCTCGCGCGAGCGTCCACGATCACCACCTCCTCCCCTTTTGCTTCCAGCGCCCTCAGCTCCTCAATCGTGATTCGATCATCCACCGTCTGGGTGGCTGATGCGGCGCGGCTGAGCGGCAGTAGCACCTCCGGCTGAGCGATCTCGGGCTCGCCGACTGCAGAACTGATCCCGCGACCAGCCGGCGTCCTGGCGCGAAGAAAAAATGCGGTAGCGCTCCCGTGCACCACCACCGAGAGGAGCACGACGACGGAAGTGAGCACGAATATCCGTTCGCCGCCCGCTACTCCCGCGAACACGGGCAACAGGGCGAGAAGAAGCGAGCTCAACCCACGCGGCCCGAACGCGGCGACCAGCCGCCGATCGCGATCGCTCAATTTGACGCCGCCAAGAACCGGGTAGAGCACAATAGGCCGTACGGTCAATGCGATCACCGCGAACAGAACAGTGCGCCAATCGAGTATCGTGAGGCCGAGCCAGATCAGCGACATTCCCAGCGCCACGAAGGTGAGGAGGAGCAGCATCTCCGCGGTCGCTTCGCCGTACTCCAGGAAGCAATCGCAAAGCTCGATATCCCTCGACGCCACGACGAGCCCGGCTACGAACGCCGCGACGAAGCCGCTTCCTCCCACAGCTTCCGCGAACGCGAAGCTCGTGAATGCGAGACCAAGCGCGTAGAGAGATTCGTAATCGCGCCTTACTCCCGTGCGCGACCGGACAAAGGCGAGTCCGGAAATTCCAGCCCAGCCAACGAGAGCGCCGAGGCCGGGACCGAGGACGAAGAGTCCAAGGATGCTGCGCCCGATCTCCGTTCCGCTTGCCGCACTCGCGGCGAGAACCTCGCCCCGCGCGGGCAGCAGCAGCATCGAGAGAATGACGATCGGAAGCAGCACGACGTCGTTCATCCCCGTCTCGAGACGTAGCGCCGTCCGCGGCCCCTCCGGGAGTGCCTTCGACCTCAGCACGGTGCGGAGGAGAACCGGATCGGTTGATGCGAGAGCGGCGCCGAGTATCGCGGCGGCCGGTCCAGGCAAGTCGAGCAGCGCCCACGCGGCGAGAGCAGTGAGGATCGCCGGTGCGACCGTACCCGGTCCGAGCAGCCGCCACAACATGAAGCGCCGCTTGCGCAGCTGCTTCGTATCGATCGTGACTGCGTCGCTGAAGAGCAGCAGCGCGAGTCCGAGCATGGCAAGCGCGTGAAGCGCGGGAGAATGGAAGCCGACATCGGTAATTCCGAATCCCCACGGACCGAGCGCGACGCCAAGGACGAGGAAGATCGGAACGAGGGGAAGGCCGGTGCGTTCGATCGCCCCAGAAAGAAGCGAAGCGACGACGATGACCATGCCGATAAGCGCGACAGTAGTGACGAAGCTTTCCATTCCGTGAAGGAAGAAAGCTGCGAGTCGCCGTGCACGCCAGACGTCATATTTAGTGGCAACTGGCCCGGAGTGTCTCCGCCCAGGAAGCGCCCGGTCCGCGCGCAGCCCTGCGGTGGAATATCCGATTCAAACCATCCTGAAGGCTTGCTTGTCGGACCCAGTACAAGAATCCACCACCACCGAGGTCCGTCAATGATGCTACAAGTGCTGGCTGTAGTTCTCGGGGCTTTCACAAGCAGCCCGACGCCCGCCCCGTCGCAGATTACGTCCCAGGGCTCCAATCAGGTATTCAACGGCCCGGTAGCTGCCGGCGCGTGGTTCCGCGTCCGGAACCTGAGGGGCGCGATAGAAGTGCGCCACACGTCGGGCAGAAATGTCGTCGTGTCGGCGACGCGAGGGTTCGATGCCGGGTCTGATGCCGACGTCAGATTCGATGTCCGCCGCGACGGCGCGAATGTCACCGTGTGCGCCATCTGGCCCCGCACGACCCGCTGCGACGCGAGGGGCTACGAATCCGATTCCGACTCGCGAGACTGGAGAGAGCGCCGTGCGGGGAAAGTGGATTTCGTTGTCGAGCTGCCAAGGGGTATCAACCTGCTTGCGGCTACCGGCAATGGAACGGTAGAGGTGCGGAACACAGGCGCAGAGGTCAAGGCGAGCTCGGGGAACGGGGAAGTCACCGTCATAGGAGCAACCGGCCGGGTAAGCGCTTCGTCGGGAAACGGTGACCTGGAAGTCGAGCGCGCAGGCGGTGAAGTCGAAGCGAGTACCGGCAACGGCGACATCACGGTTTCGACGTCGCTTGGTCCCGTTTCGGCGAGCTCGGGCAACGGCAGCATCGACGTCGCTATGGCGTCGTTGAGAAGCGCGGACGACATGGAGTTCAGCACTGGAAACGGTTCGATCGAGTTGAAAGTTCCGTCCAATTTCTCAGCGGTCGTCGAGGCGAACGTCGCGTACAGGAACTTCGAGACCGATTTCCCGATGCAGATGGGTGACCGATGGAGCTCGCGTCGCGTCGAGGGGAAGATCGGGAACGGCGGCAGGCGCATCAAATTCTCGACAGGCAACGGTCACGTCAGGATTCGAAAGAACGGATAATCGCGCAACCCGGACCGATCACCGGTCTTTCGCGATCGACCGCAGATGCGAGCCATAGCTTGACCGCGCGCGCGGGCCACCGTAGTGTGGCCCGCCATGACTGTCCCCACAGGGGCCACGCAGGAAATCGAAGGACTAAAGCGAGCTGATTCGAGCGCCGCGCGCGGCCACCTCGGAAGTCTGCTCGCTCTCCTCGCCTTCCTCTCTCTTCTTTTCGCGCCTCTCGGCGGACTGAGCCCCGAGGCTCACCGCCTCGCGGCCATCATGGCCGCCGTGGTGATTCTCTGGATTACCGAGGCACTGCCGATGCCGGTGACGGCGCTCATCGGATCCGCCGCCTGCATCGTGATGCGCGTCGCTCCGGCGCGTGACGTGTTCGCGCCGTTCGCCGACCCGTTGATGTTCCTCTTCATCGGCTCGTTCATGCTCGCCAAGGCGATCATGCTGCATGGGCTCGACCGCCGTGTGGCGTACGCCGTGCTCTCTCTTCGCATCGTTGGCGCGAGCCCGATGCGGATTCTCTTTGCGTTCGGCGCGGTCACCGCGGCGATCTCGGCGTGGATCTCGAATACGGCCACGACGGCCATGATGTACGCCATCGGGATGGCCATTCTCACTTTCATGGCCGACTCGGCCAAACGCAACGGTCGGAGTCTCGACCCGCGTTACGCGACCGCCCTGATGTTGATGACCGCGTTCGCCGCATCCGTAGGCGGGTTGGCGACTCCAATCGGGACTCCGCCTAACGTCATCGGTCTCGGATTCATTCGTCAGCTCACCGGCGCCGAGCTCCCATTCTTCAAGTGGATGCTGATCGGCGTTCCGACGGTGATTGTATTGCTTCTGACGGTGTTCTTCATTTTTCGCCGCGCGGCAGCGGGCATGCACGCGGGAGTCGGGGAAAGTGCCAGGATGCTCGAGCGCGAGCACGAGCGCCGCGGCGCCTGGTCCGCTGGTGAGAAATCCACGGTGCTCGCGTTTTGTGTGACCGTTTTTCTCTGGGTGCTGCCGGGAGTGCTCGCGCTCGTGTACGGCGAGACCAGTCCGCAGTACCAGGCGCTCACCGCGCGGATTCCGGAAGGTGTCGCGGCGCTGATCGGCGCGTGCCTGCTTTTCATTTTGCCCGGCAACCAGCAGGGCAAGGCGATCACCTGGCGCGAAGCCGCGAAGATCGACTGGGGAATAGTTCTCCTCTACGGCGGTGGATTCGCGCTCGGAGTTCTCTCCTTCAAGACCGGCCTCGCCGAGACTCTCGGGAAAAACCTGCTTGGCTATCTCCCGTCGAGCGGCGGAACCGGCCTGCTCATCGCGTCGACAATCCTCGCGGTGATCTTGTCGGAGGTCACGTCGAACACCGCTTCAGCGAACATGATCGTGCCTGTCGTGATCTCGATCGCACGTGCGGCCGGAGTGGATCCAGTGGAGCCCGCTCTGGGAGCCACGATGGGCGCGAGCCTTGGCTTCATGCTCCCGGTGTCGACACCCTGTAACGCCATCGTGTACGGCTCCGGGTACATCCCGCTCAAGCAGATGATGCGCTACGGTATCGTCGTCGACGTCGTGGGAGTGATCGTGATCGTCACGATGATCAAGCTGCTGCTGCCGCTCGTGCGCTGAGCAGAGATTGCTGCCCGGGTGTTCGGCGCCCGGACAGCCAAAATTTCAGGCGGTGGGGACGGCCGACTCGGCTGGGGTCGTTTCGACGGTTACGGTCTCCGGCGGGCGCACAGGCTTACGCCACACGGGCCTCTGGTGCACGGGGCGAGCCTGAATCGCCAGGAGCTCCGCGTAATAGGCGATAATCCGACTCTGCACTGACTGCTTCGTATCCTTCGGCGACGCTGCAAAGGGAGCGTGGCGCGTTGTCTTTCCGGTGTCGACGCGGAACCACCACCATGGAGGCATACCTTCGTGTAACGGCGCTTCAACCGAGCAGTAGAATGTCAGTCCCTGATCCACAAATTCGAATTCCTTCGTCACTTTGCCCCTTGAACGTATGATTCAATCTAACTCATGACTCCGGGGATTACCCCTGATTCGCGTATCCTCGAGTCGGCGGATCTCATAATCGTCGTAACGCTTGCGGACTGATTCCGGCACGCCGAGGGCATAACCGACCATTTCGCCCGCCGCCTGGAGCACACTGCACAGGACGAGGACCGCGGCAGCGCCGGATGGCGGCCGCTCCCGACGAATCGCCCTAGAAATGCCGTCGCGGTGTCGCACCAGCAGCACCGCGGGAATGAGGGGTGAAGCGAGAGCGTATCCGAGGCGCCGAAAAGCGGACCAGCGTGCGCTGCGGGTGCCCGCAATTACACGGCCCGCAAGGAAGCGCTGGTGAAGCAACGGTGCAAGAAATGAAATATTTGCGTGCTCGATTCGCGCCGCTGGCTCAAATCGGACGCGCTCCCCAGCCCTCCGGAGCTCCGCCATCATGTCCTCGCCCTCCGAAAGCGCCTGCTCGAGCCGATCGCCGAGGTTTAGCAGAAACGTGAGTCGATAGGACACGTTGAGGATTGGCGCGCTATGAAGCTCTTCAGCGGGCTTGCCATCGGTCCACGATGCGTAGCCCGCAAGGAATCCGGCCCAGCTAACGGCGCCATCGGGATTCGCGTTCGCGAACGACGGAACGACGACTCCCCAGCCTGCCTCGTGCGCTTCGGTGAGAGCCTCGATCATTCCCGAACACGGGTAGGAGTGAGTCTCTCCAATGAACACCAATGGCGCGGTCGCGGCGCGAACGCCCGAGGCCCGCGCGGCTCCAAGCGGAATGGACGAGTCCACGTCTACGATTCGCACGCTGGCGAAATCGGTGAGGCGTTCCGCTCCGATCGTCTTCGATTGCGAGGCCGGCATTACCAGCACAATCTCCAGCTGCCGTCTCGTCGTCAGATCATTGAGTCGATTGATCACGGGAAGAATCGTGTTCCACGTATCAGTGGCGAGAACGACAGACATTGCTGGCATGCCGGTAGACGGCAAAGCCGCAGCGCTCATGCGCGGGGGCGCAGAGACACGGTGAAACGTGAGCCGGGCCGCCAGTGAAACCCGCTGAACTCGGCCGGCTCCGCGTTATGCACCTCGAGCTCGTATCCAGCCGCCAGCTCGACGGCCAGGTTGCGGCCGATCGCACGCGAGAGATGCGCGCCTGGGCAAATGCGAGGAGACAGCCCGAACGGGGAGTACTGAGTCCGCCTCGCAGGGACAAGAAAGCGATCCGGGTCGAAGTTATCGGGACTGTCGAACATCTCGCTGCTGCGGTGACTCTCCTGCACACAGATTCGAACATACCAGCCCGCGGGAATCTGTAGCCCGTCCCATCGTATTGGCCGTTTGACGCGGCGGAGCAGAAATTCGCTCTGATGCAGCCGGAGAGTCTCGCGCACGAGTCGATCGGCGAGTCCCCCTGGCGCCAGTGCCTGAGCGCGATCGAATTCAATTTCATTCGCCAGCCGCGCCAGACTCGCCGGGTTCTCTCCCAGCTTCACGAGGAGCCAGGATAGAAAGCCTATCACGTCGAGGCGAGCCGTGTGGAGCGTGTACACGAAGTTCGCCATCAGCTCGTCGTCGGAGAGCGCGTCCGGATGAAGACGGCAAAGCTCCGAGAGAAAAGATTGTCGATCCGCGAGCGAATCCTCGTCACGTGAGAGAGTCCGAGTACGAAGCTCGCCAATGATGTCGAACAATGCCGCGGCGGCGCGGCGCCGACCAGTTCGCGCGAGATGACGGTAGTCCGCGACCCGATAATGCTCCTCGAGGCGGTCGAGATCGGGTCCAGGCGAAATGCCGAAGAAGCAGCGCATCAGATCGTTGAGGACCATCCGGTCGATCGCCGGCAGCGGATCCGCCTTGCCGTCATTGGCGGCAAGACACAGGAGCATGGATTTGGCTTCCGTTGCCAGCACCTGCTCGCACGAGTCAACAACCGCGGGCGTCAGGGCCGATCGCAGGACGGCCGCTACATCGCGATGCCGGCCGCCGTCGAGGTACCTCACGAAGCCACCGGGCACGAGGCCGTTGAAAGGCGCCGCGGGGACGACCAGGCTCTCATCGTTGGCGGCCAGAAAATTCGCCGCGCGCTCGAGTCCAACGATTCCGACAGCCGGATGGATGAAATGTCGGAATTTGAAAACTGGTCCGTGCCGAGCAGCCTGCTTCAGATAGAATTGAGGATCGTGCCATGGCGAGATCGGCATCACGGCCAGCGAACCCGCCGGTAGCCCGGCCTTACGGCCGTGCGCGGCTCGCGCCTGCCACCGTTCCAGAGCAAGCACCACCAGCGCCGCAGCCGCAGCGGCTCTCAGCGCAATTGGGTCGGAGAGCGCGATGATGACAACGGCGACAACGTAGAGCGCGAGCGTTGCAGTCATGACGGTCTGAATCCGCGGAAAAGCCTGAAATCTCCGCCGGACTCCCGGGTGAATCGCGAGGCGAGCGAGCGGCAGGGCAATCACTCCAACCAGCGCGATCTCGACGGTGCGCTCGACGCCCGTCGCCAACAAGGGGTCCATGATAGCCATCGGGGGATTACGCCGAATATAGGTTTGCGGCAGCGATTTGCATTCAATGGCTTTTTCGCGGCTCGAGGTGTTGTAAGACCTCCTCTTGATCGTCCTTCAATCAGCAGAGGGTCGCCAAGGGCCCCACGGATAAAGACCAGAGCGATGCCAATGTCGAATTTTTTTGCAGCGATGCTCGAGCGCCTCCGTTCGTTGCCGGTGGTTAGTGACGCCGGGGGGCGGGTGCCGCATTACCCCTCGGACGAGGAGCGGCGGATCATAGCCACGCTCCAGGGACAAGGTATCCAGCGAGAGCTTGCGACTCGCTCCGCGGCGGCTGTCGAGCACGATGAAAGGCAGGAGCTGGAGTACTGGCGACTCTGGAGATTGATCCGCCCCGCAGATACCGGAGCGATTCCTCCAAAAGCACTGGATCCCTCCGTACCGGAGCACGTCACTCTGGCGCTTACCGTTGTGGGCGAGTATGACGCTGCCCGCGAAGAGCCAGGCGCATTCGCGGACTGTCTTTATCGCCCGGTGTCAGAGCTGCCCTATCCGCCGGCTGCGATTCGCCGGTGCTGTGAATTTCTCATCGGCATCGCCGACACCGAGACAGCGTCGTCCGACGAAGATCACGAACTGCTCGCCAAAGAGCGTGAGGCGCTCGGTCTCGCGCTTTTCTCGCTCGATTACTTTCTCGATCTTCCCGCGAACGAGATTCCGCGCCAGAAGCTGGAAAACCTCGCCTACGGCAGGCGTGAATCCCTGGCTCAGGCACAGTCACCGTTGAAGCCGGGTGCCGGCGATGTGGTCGTCAGGAATGGATCGGGCGCCACGGATTACGTGAGCGAGGTCATTGGAGTGGGCGACAACGACGAGTGGATGGTGCTGACGAGCTCGGGTTCTTCGATGCGGGTCGTGCGCAGCGAGCAGCCGGGCCAGTGGGACGAAGTGCAGGTCATCGCTCCCGCCGCGGCATCGTGGCTGACTCTGACGCCTTCCGGCGGAACGCCGAGCTGGGAGCCGTAGCCGCGCTAGCGCAAATCCTTCCGGTAGGTGACTACGCGATCGACCTCGATGTAGCCGCTCCGCTCGTGCGCCATGTGGCTCACGCGATTGTCGATCAGCGCATCCGATCCCATCTCCTGATATCCCTGGTCTCGAGCCCACGCTTCGGCGGCTTCGAGCAGTGAGCGGCCATGACCGCCAAGGCGCACGTCGGGGTCGACATACCAGGCTTCTATATATCCTACCGGGCTCGTAGTGCAGCCGTCCACGACTGAACGAGTGCCGACCTCGACATAGCCGGCGAGCGAATTGCCATCAGGCCGCTCGAGCACGAACACCGCCGCGTCTGAGCGCGCGAGGGTTGCGCGCATCTCGGCTTCGTCTTCCTCCATAGACGTACCCGGAAACAAGGCTGTGGCCATGCGGCGCCATTCGCTCCAGTCGGACGGTTTGAACTGCCTGATCAACATCGCAAACTGTCCGTTATGTCCTTTCGAGAACGACTGTGTCGGTGTCGCGCGTGCCGACGATGTGCGCGACAATAAACGACGGCAGCAGCCCGAGGAGCGCGACAAACAGCGCATAACGCGGGAAGACAATCGAAGCGACCACAACGACGATCCCCAGTCCCATCATAAGCGCTCCCAGCACGCGATGCGTGCGGTGCCAGGCGGCTCGATCCGTCAGTGTCCGCTTCGTGCGTATACCGACGATCCAGTTCGGCCGCGTCCTCGGCACTATGTTACCGGCGGCGATGAATCCGACGCCGAGGATTGCGGTGAGGATCTGATAAATCCACGGTGGCGACTGCAGCAGGCTCGCGATCAGCGCAATGTGCATGAGAGCAAGGAGCGACGTGATCGCAAAAGTCATCGTTGCATAAGTAGGCGCGAACCGGTCCACAGATTCTGATCCGGTTCCTTCATTCAGCCACCACTCGGGCAGGGGCTTTCGCGGACCACCGACTTTCGAGAGCGCGGTGAGAAGAACCCACACGCCCAACGTGATGGTCGGCAGCAGGAGTGCAGCCGCAATGCGCGGCACACCCTCGCCGCCTGGAAAGCTGATCGGGAAAAGCGGAGACAGGTCCGGATGTCCCAACGCCGGAAGGCGTGAGAAAATCGCTGCCGAGATAGCATATGATCCGATGATCGGGATCGCGGGAGTCCACTTACGCATCGGTTTCTCCTTTCTTTGTCCAGTCGAAGATGTGTTCTACGAGCTCCTGCAACACGGTCGCGTTGAGCTCGTACCGGATGCTGCTCCCGTTGCGCTCGGCTGAGATCAGATCGGCGTCGCGGAGCACAGCCAGGTGGCGCGAGATAGTTGGCCACGCGCTCGGGAATCTTTCGGCGATCTCTCCGGAATTCAGCGGACCATGACGCAAGAGCTTGACGATTTCTCGTCGCGTCGGATCTGCCAGAGCTCTGAAGACGGCGTTAGAACCGGGCACTTCGGCCTCTTTAAGCGGTTATAGGTGAATATAAGCTAATTAGCTAATTAGCGCAATAGCTAAGTAACGGTGGCGTTCGGTCGAACCGGATTCGCGCAAATTATGATCTCTTCTGACCCGGCGTACGGTCAAGAACGTTTGCCGGATGCAGGGACGGGAGTCATCTTGAGTGCTCGCAAGTCCCTCGGGAGACATCCGCGGATGAATGACGACGCGGACATCACGACTCAGCTCGTAGCCTGGCGTGCGGGCGAGCCCTCCGCGCGGGAGAAGCTGTTCCCTCTCGTTTACGACGAGCTGCGCCGCATCGCGCACCGGCAATTGGGGCGCGAGCACGCCGGACACACCCTCGACACGACCTCGCTCGTCCACGAGGCCTACCTCAAGCTCGTCGATCAGACGCGCGCGGAATGGAC contains:
- a CDS encoding cation:proton antiporter; the encoded protein is MESFVTTVALIGMVIVVASLLSGAIERTGLPLVPIFLVLGVALGPWGFGITDVGFHSPALHALAMLGLALLLFSDAVTIDTKQLRKRRFMLWRLLGPGTVAPAILTALAAWALLDLPGPAAAILGAALASTDPVLLRTVLRSKALPEGPRTALRLETGMNDVVLLPIVILSMLLLPARGEVLAASAASGTEIGRSILGLFVLGPGLGALVGWAGISGLAFVRSRTGVRRDYESLYALGLAFTSFAFAEAVGGSGFVAAFVAGLVVASRDIELCDCFLEYGEATAEMLLLLTFVALGMSLIWLGLTILDWRTVLFAVIALTVRPIVLYPVLGGVKLSDRDRRLVAAFGPRGLSSLLLALLPVFAGVAGGERIFVLTSVVVLLSVVVHGSATAFFLRARTPAGRGISSAVGEPEIAQPEVLLPLSRAASATQTVDDRITIEELRALEAKGEEVVIVDARASRNYDGDPLIARGAVRLRPDDPVRDATEQRLSKHATLVIYCA
- a CDS encoding serpin family protein, which gives rise to MTLTRVCRLMVPVALTALACSDPSGPGETITSLPRPLTVAEQKLIGGSNAFAFDLLRQVNTAQRGSNVFISPLSASMALGMTANGAAGSTYDAMRSTLRLGDASRQEINEGYKSLIALLRGLDKSTDFRIANSIWYEQTFPFNEPFLAESKSFFDAEVKGLDFTSPSALTTINSWVNASTNNKIPEILDDIDDAEVMFLINAIYFKGSWQKQFDKSKTAQAPFFALDGSTANVPLMHQSVPLRVARTSTYTAVDLLYGNSAYAMTVVLPNQDVSVNTLAESLTGETWKSLEESFSEHQSEFYFPRFKLEWKRVLNSDLRALGMGIAFDNADFTPMSPRGRELVITKVIQKTFVDVNEEGTEAAAATSVGVGLTSAPSAIRVDRPFLFVIRERFSGTIMFMGKIVKLPA
- a CDS encoding cytochrome P450, yielding MDPLLATGVERTVEIALVGVIALPLARLAIHPGVRRRFQAFPRIQTVMTATLALYVVAVVIIALSDPIALRAAAAAALVVLALERWQARAAHGRKAGLPAGSLAVMPISPWHDPQFYLKQAARHGPVFKFRHFIHPAVGIVGLERAANFLAANDESLVVPAAPFNGLVPGGFVRYLDGGRHRDVAAVLRSALTPAVVDSCEQVLATEAKSMLLCLAANDGKADPLPAIDRMVLNDLMRCFFGISPGPDLDRLEEHYRVADYRHLARTGRRRAAAALFDIIGELRTRTLSRDEDSLADRQSFLSELCRLHPDALSDDELMANFVYTLHTARLDVIGFLSWLLVKLGENPASLARLANEIEFDRAQALAPGGLADRLVRETLRLHQSEFLLRRVKRPIRWDGLQIPAGWYVRICVQESHRSSEMFDSPDNFDPDRFLVPARRTQYSPFGLSPRICPGAHLSRAIGRNLAVELAAGYELEVHNAEPAEFSGFHWRPGSRFTVSLRPRA
- a CDS encoding plastocyanin/azurin family copper-binding protein — translated: MRNNTVSWQFRSRKTATLTAFATVALASIPLASCFSEKTATGPLPLTGECTIPTSAAGTVIILIRNFTFIPDQVTVKRGTKVSWVNCETAGSDSHTSTSDTGIWDSPSIQVGAAWTRTFDDAPGTDFNYHCVPHAFMKGTVNVE
- a CDS encoding DUF4097 family beta strand repeat-containing protein, producing the protein MMLQVLAVVLGAFTSSPTPAPSQITSQGSNQVFNGPVAAGAWFRVRNLRGAIEVRHTSGRNVVVSATRGFDAGSDADVRFDVRRDGANVTVCAIWPRTTRCDARGYESDSDSRDWRERRAGKVDFVVELPRGINLLAATGNGTVEVRNTGAEVKASSGNGEVTVIGATGRVSASSGNGDLEVERAGGEVEASTGNGDITVSTSLGPVSASSGNGSIDVAMASLRSADDMEFSTGNGSIELKVPSNFSAVVEANVAYRNFETDFPMQMGDRWSSRRVEGKIGNGGRRIKFSTGNGHVRIRKNG
- a CDS encoding CHRD domain-containing protein, producing the protein MIHSKLFAMSVMAFAFVAACDTDDDNGTGPTAQTFTASLTGAKERPTPRTTPANGSATFTLSADGNTLTWNVTMTGANNVFASHIHVGGLECDCPVAFGIFSGTAVSNPAISGSVTRATYSSPLGISFDALISLMRSGDTYVNVHTNDGVAPTNTGPGDFPGGELRGQISLVP
- a CDS encoding DASS family sodium-coupled anion symporter is translated as MTVPTGATQEIEGLKRADSSAARGHLGSLLALLAFLSLLFAPLGGLSPEAHRLAAIMAAVVILWITEALPMPVTALIGSAACIVMRVAPARDVFAPFADPLMFLFIGSFMLAKAIMLHGLDRRVAYAVLSLRIVGASPMRILFAFGAVTAAISAWISNTATTAMMYAIGMAILTFMADSAKRNGRSLDPRYATALMLMTAFAASVGGLATPIGTPPNVIGLGFIRQLTGAELPFFKWMLIGVPTVIVLLLTVFFIFRRAAAGMHAGVGESARMLEREHERRGAWSAGEKSTVLAFCVTVFLWVLPGVLALVYGETSPQYQALTARIPEGVAALIGACLLFILPGNQQGKAITWREAAKIDWGIVLLYGGGFALGVLSFKTGLAETLGKNLLGYLPSSGGTGLLIASTILAVILSEVTSNTASANMIVPVVISIARAAGVDPVEPALGATMGASLGFMLPVSTPCNAIVYGSGYIPLKQMMRYGIVVDVVGVIVIVTMIKLLLPLVR